The following proteins are co-located in the Dehalococcoides mccartyi 195 genome:
- a CDS encoding methylglyoxal synthase, which yields MERITLALVAHDNKKQEIVDLVKKHETDLAGLNLVATRTTGKLIQASTDLNVNLLQSGPLGGDQQIGAMVASGVVTAIIFLRDPLTAQPHEPDISALMRVCDVHNVPLATNVSTAEAVLHLIFEHPEELKEHRLKSQLLNSLNS from the coding sequence ATGGAAAGAATAACTTTGGCTCTGGTAGCCCATGATAACAAGAAGCAGGAAATAGTAGACCTGGTAAAGAAGCACGAAACCGACTTGGCAGGTCTTAATCTGGTAGCCACCCGCACCACCGGTAAGCTCATTCAGGCCAGCACTGATCTGAATGTAAATTTACTCCAAAGCGGCCCTCTGGGAGGTGACCAGCAGATTGGTGCCATGGTAGCCAGCGGGGTAGTAACGGCTATCATATTCCTTCGTGACCCCCTGACCGCCCAGCCCCATGAACCTGACATTTCCGCCCTGATGCGCGTGTGTGACGTACATAACGTACCCTTAGCTACCAACGTATCTACCGCTGAAGCTGTTTTGCACCTTATATTCGAGCATCCGGAGGAACTTAAGGAGCACAGGCTGAAGAGCCAGCTTTTAAATAGTTTAAACAGCTGA
- a CDS encoding phosphate ABC transporter substrate-binding protein, protein MLPVTAVMLLALGVAGCSNDDEADNNDDNNDNTPTLSGTINEAGSTTVQPLAEKLAAAFKVLYPNVNVVIGGGGSSVGVKSATDGTVEIGAVSRELKDTETGLTKYLLAKDGIAIVVHPDNTAVANLTVDQVRDIFSGVITNWSQVGGPDKAIHVMAREEGSGTRTAFEELVMGEDVRIVANAVLQNSNGALKTALAGDKDAIGFISFGYIDSSVKALSINGIAATSENGKNGTYPIIRPLYFLTKGTPSELVQAFLDYCMSDAVQQIITEEGYLSVN, encoded by the coding sequence ATGCTGCCTGTTACCGCCGTAATGCTGCTGGCACTGGGCGTGGCAGGATGCAGCAACGATGACGAAGCCGACAACAACGATGATAATAATGACAACACCCCCACTCTCTCAGGAACTATCAACGAAGCCGGTTCCACCACCGTTCAGCCTCTGGCTGAAAAACTGGCAGCCGCTTTCAAAGTTCTTTACCCGAATGTTAACGTGGTAATAGGCGGCGGCGGTTCTTCAGTAGGTGTTAAATCAGCAACTGACGGCACGGTAGAAATTGGTGCTGTCTCACGCGAACTAAAAGACACCGAGACCGGCCTGACCAAATACCTCCTGGCCAAAGACGGCATTGCCATCGTAGTTCACCCTGACAATACTGCGGTGGCTAATCTGACCGTAGACCAGGTACGGGATATCTTCTCCGGTGTTATAACCAACTGGAGCCAGGTAGGCGGCCCTGACAAAGCAATCCATGTAATGGCCCGTGAAGAAGGCTCCGGCACCCGGACTGCCTTTGAGGAACTGGTAATGGGTGAGGATGTACGGATTGTAGCCAATGCAGTCCTTCAGAACTCCAACGGCGCTCTTAAGACCGCTCTAGCCGGTGACAAAGATGCCATAGGCTTTATCTCCTTCGGCTATATAGATTCAAGCGTAAAAGCCTTGAGCATAAACGGTATAGCTGCTACCTCCGAGAATGGTAAAAACGGTACTTACCCCATTATCCGCCCGCTCTACTTCCTGACCAAAGGCACTCCCAGCGAACTGGTACAGGCCTTCCTGGACTACTGTATGAGCGATGCAGTCCAGCAGATAATAACTGAAGAAGGTTACTTATCTGTAAACTAA
- the pstC gene encoding phosphate ABC transporter permease subunit PstC yields MLPRYFTDKLAKYGVLITALVSILVLLAIAVFIIQGGLPLFSAVNPFDFLFGQSWSPTYDEYGILSMIVGSLLVTLGSMVIAVPLGIACAILLAEVAPQRVRNLLRPAVELLVGIPSVVYGLVGIMVIVPAIRNLGGTGYSVLAAVLVLSIMVLPTIISISEDSLRAVPRTYRDGSLALGASQWQTIWHMLLPAARSGVGASIVLGMGRAIGETMAMIMVIGNAVIIPTSPLDPARTLTGNIAVEINYAAGLHENALFATGLVLLILILILNSLATLALKRGEQHA; encoded by the coding sequence ATGTTGCCGAGATATTTTACTGATAAATTAGCCAAATACGGGGTTCTTATTACCGCCCTTGTCTCCATACTGGTACTGCTGGCTATTGCGGTATTTATCATTCAGGGGGGGCTGCCCTTATTCAGCGCAGTAAACCCCTTTGATTTCCTGTTCGGACAGAGCTGGAGCCCCACCTATGACGAATACGGCATATTATCCATGATAGTGGGTTCTCTGCTGGTTACTCTGGGGTCAATGGTGATTGCAGTGCCGCTGGGTATTGCCTGTGCTATTTTGCTGGCAGAGGTTGCCCCCCAAAGGGTGCGTAATTTGCTTCGTCCGGCAGTTGAGCTGCTGGTGGGTATTCCCTCTGTGGTTTATGGTCTGGTAGGTATAATGGTAATTGTACCGGCCATTAGAAATCTGGGGGGTACGGGCTATTCCGTACTGGCGGCAGTGCTGGTGCTTTCAATCATGGTCTTACCCACTATTATCAGCATCTCCGAAGACAGCCTCCGGGCTGTGCCCCGCACTTACCGGGATGGGTCTTTGGCACTGGGTGCCAGCCAATGGCAGACTATCTGGCACATGCTGCTGCCGGCTGCCCGCTCAGGGGTAGGGGCAAGCATAGTGCTGGGTATGGGCAGAGCCATCGGCGAAACTATGGCTATGATTATGGTCATAGGAAATGCGGTTATTATTCCTACTTCTCCCCTTGATCCGGCCAGAACGCTGACCGGCAATATTGCGGTAGAGATAAATTATGCGGCAGGCCTGCATGAAAATGCCCTTTTTGCCACCGGTTTGGTGCTCCTTATCTTGATACTTATACTAAATAGTTTGGCCACTCTGGCGCTGAAGCGGGGTGAACAACATGCTTAA
- the pstA gene encoding phosphate ABC transporter permease PstA, with translation MLKFSSRSTQKVAFTILWAAGIITLLVLLLIIGYIIVRGLPGFSWDFLITPPAGGLAGEGGISSTIVTTLYLVGLTLLILVPVGIGAAIYLVEYAPDNRLTRFIRYGVQTLAGVPSILFGLFGFALFVTALHFRFSILSGALTLACLLLPVLITATEEALKAVPRSYRAGAMALGATKWQAVTHVILPAALPGIATGVILCAGRALGETACLYVTMGGSAAMPESLLSGGRSLALHVFYLATETNAMDKAMATAAVLIVIIVGLNGLTNFISRRFQKRICGGV, from the coding sequence ATGCTTAAATTTTCCTCCCGCAGTACCCAGAAAGTGGCATTTACAATATTATGGGCGGCAGGCATTATTACTTTGCTAGTTCTGCTGCTTATCATAGGTTATATTATTGTACGTGGGCTGCCCGGTTTCTCCTGGGATTTCCTGATTACCCCGCCGGCTGGCGGTCTGGCAGGAGAGGGGGGTATTTCCTCTACAATTGTGACTACTCTTTATCTGGTCGGGCTGACCCTGCTGATACTGGTACCGGTGGGTATCGGGGCGGCTATATACCTGGTGGAATATGCACCGGACAACCGCCTGACCCGGTTTATACGTTATGGAGTTCAAACTCTGGCGGGTGTGCCTTCTATCCTGTTTGGTTTGTTCGGGTTTGCTCTGTTTGTGACCGCCCTTCATTTCCGCTTTTCCATACTTTCGGGCGCTCTTACCCTGGCCTGTCTGCTGCTGCCGGTGCTTATTACCGCTACCGAAGAAGCCTTAAAGGCTGTCCCCCGCTCTTACCGGGCAGGGGCTATGGCTCTGGGGGCTACCAAGTGGCAGGCGGTGACCCATGTAATACTGCCGGCGGCTTTGCCTGGTATTGCAACCGGGGTAATTCTGTGTGCCGGACGGGCATTGGGTGAGACCGCCTGTCTGTACGTGACTATGGGCGGGAGTGCCGCTATGCCGGAGTCACTTCTTTCAGGCGGGCGCTCACTGGCACTGCATGTCTTTTATCTGGCTACCGAAACCAACGCTATGGATAAAGCTATGGCGACAGCCGCAGTTTTAATAGTGATTATTGTAGGCTTAAACGGACTGACCAATTTTATTTCCCGGCGTTTCCAGAAACGCATCTGCGGAGGAGTTTAA
- the pstB gene encoding phosphate ABC transporter ATP-binding protein PstB: MEPKIKIRGVNFFYHRHQVLKNINMDFPDRQITAIIGPSGCGKSTLLRALNRMNDLVSGARLEGEVLLDNENVYSPNLDVVNLRKRVGMVFQQPNPFPKSIFDNVAFGPRMLGITAQSRLNEIVEKSLHQAALWDEVKDNLHKSGMALSGGQQQRLCIARVLAVEPEVILMDEPCSALDPVSTMRIEELMQELKQNYTIAIVTHNMQQAARASDWTGFLLTGDLIEYGRTGEIFSRPKDKRTEDYITGRFG, encoded by the coding sequence ATGGAACCTAAAATCAAAATCCGCGGTGTCAATTTTTTCTATCACCGCCACCAGGTACTTAAAAATATAAATATGGATTTCCCTGACCGCCAGATAACCGCCATTATCGGCCCTTCGGGATGCGGCAAAAGTACCCTTTTACGCGCCCTTAACCGGATGAATGACCTGGTCAGCGGGGCCAGGCTGGAGGGTGAGGTACTGCTGGATAATGAAAATGTTTATTCCCCCAACCTGGACGTGGTCAATCTCCGCAAGCGGGTAGGTATGGTCTTTCAGCAGCCAAATCCCTTTCCCAAAAGCATTTTTGACAATGTGGCTTTCGGTCCGCGGATGCTGGGTATTACTGCCCAGTCCCGTTTGAATGAGATAGTGGAAAAAAGCCTGCATCAGGCGGCACTCTGGGATGAGGTTAAGGATAACCTGCATAAATCAGGCATGGCCCTTTCCGGCGGCCAGCAGCAAAGGCTGTGTATTGCCAGAGTGCTGGCGGTAGAGCCGGAAGTTATCCTGATGGATGAGCCCTGTTCCGCCCTTGACCCTGTAAGCACTATGCGGATTGAAGAATTGATGCAGGAACTGAAACAGAACTATACTATAGCTATAGTCACCCACAATATGCAGCAAGCCGCCCGTGCTTCAGACTGGACAGGCTTTCTGCTGACGGGTGACCTGATTGAATACGGGCGTACCGGTGAGATTTTTTCCCGTCCCAAGGACAAACGCACCGAAGACTATATTACCGGCCGGTTCGGTTAG
- the phoU gene encoding phosphate signaling complex protein PhoU yields the protein MPRMGFDRHLRELEDDMLLLGSMVGKAVDRSMQSMKERDLELAKQVIEEDKLINQKRFEIEEKSVELMATQQPMARDLRIIVAVLNIIVDLERIGDHAEGNAKIALMLGEEPPLKPLIDLPRMASKTEEMLNRALGAFVRRDSAEALRVIDEDDEVDGLYNQIFRELLVFMAEDPHTISRATRLIWAAHNLERSADRVTNICERVLFVITGKSEEFGSSKY from the coding sequence ATGCCGCGAATGGGATTTGACCGCCACCTTAGGGAACTTGAGGATGATATGCTCCTTTTGGGTAGCATGGTAGGCAAGGCTGTTGACCGCTCTATGCAGTCTATGAAAGAGCGGGATTTGGAGCTGGCCAAACAGGTTATAGAAGAAGACAAACTTATTAACCAAAAACGCTTTGAGATAGAAGAAAAAAGCGTAGAGCTTATGGCTACCCAGCAGCCGATGGCCCGCGACTTAAGGATAATAGTAGCTGTACTTAACATAATAGTTGACCTTGAAAGAATTGGCGACCATGCCGAAGGTAATGCTAAAATAGCCCTGATGCTGGGTGAAGAGCCGCCTTTAAAGCCGCTCATTGACCTGCCCCGCATGGCCTCCAAAACAGAGGAAATGCTAAACCGGGCGCTGGGGGCTTTTGTCCGGCGTGATTCCGCCGAAGCTTTGCGGGTAATAGACGAAGATGACGAAGTAGACGGCCTGTATAACCAGATTTTCCGGGAACTGCTGGTTTTTATGGCCGAAGACCCCCATACTATCTCCCGGGCAACCCGCCTTATCTGGGCAGCCCATAATCTGGAAAGGAGTGCGGACCGGGTTACCAATATTTGCGAAAGGGTACTCTTTGTGATTACTGGTAAATCTGAAGAGTTTGGTTCATCAAAGTACTAA
- a CDS encoding low molecular weight phosphatase family protein — protein sequence MENKKQILFVCLHNAGRSQAAEVIFNHLAGGKALAVSAGTEPSAALNPEVVTVLKEDYGINAGGLKPKMLSQDMLDSASRVISMGCDVTLSCPGHLYGKEDWGITDPRGKNLAEVRLIVGSIRQKVEKLLDELGIKYQV from the coding sequence ATGGAAAATAAAAAACAGATATTGTTCGTGTGTTTGCATAATGCCGGCCGTTCTCAGGCCGCCGAAGTTATCTTTAATCATCTGGCCGGGGGTAAGGCTCTGGCGGTTTCGGCTGGTACCGAACCTTCGGCCGCTCTCAACCCGGAAGTGGTGACGGTGCTTAAGGAAGACTACGGTATAAATGCAGGTGGTCTCAAACCCAAAATGCTAAGTCAGGATATGCTGGATAGTGCCAGCCGGGTCATCAGTATGGGGTGTGATGTTACTCTGTCCTGCCCGGGGCATCTGTACGGCAAGGAAGATTGGGGCATAACCGACCCGCGGGGTAAAAATCTGGCAGAAGTCCGCCTGATAGTGGGAAGTATCCGCCAAAAGGTGGAAAAACTGCTGGATGAGCTTGGTATAAAATACCAAGTTTAG
- a CDS encoding GNAT family N-acetyltransferase → MVLYKTTLRTPRLVLRPFSRADADMVAELAGDALIADTTLNIPHPYLPEMAVKWINSQPKKLAANTEQHFAVTEKDSGYLLGACGLVFCFSHQRAELGYWIGRPYWNQGYATEALQALVRYAFLDLNLHRLQAYYLTRNPASGRVMAKAGFKHEGSFPKHLLKNGVFEDVEYCGLLRNDYLLFR, encoded by the coding sequence ATGGTTCTTTACAAAACTACACTCCGCACACCCCGCCTGGTACTGAGGCCTTTTAGCCGGGCAGATGCGGATATGGTTGCCGAACTGGCAGGCGATGCCCTGATAGCTGACACTACCCTGAATATTCCCCACCCCTACCTGCCGGAAATGGCCGTAAAATGGATAAACAGCCAGCCCAAAAAACTGGCTGCCAATACCGAACAGCACTTTGCCGTAACTGAAAAAGACAGCGGATATCTGCTGGGTGCCTGCGGGCTGGTGTTCTGCTTTTCCCACCAGCGGGCCGAACTGGGCTACTGGATTGGCAGACCCTACTGGAACCAGGGCTATGCCACCGAAGCACTGCAAGCCCTGGTAAGATATGCCTTTTTAGATTTGAACCTGCACCGGCTGCAGGCTTATTATCTCACAAGAAACCCCGCTTCAGGCCGGGTAATGGCCAAAGCGGGGTTTAAACATGAAGGCAGCTTTCCCAAGCACCTGCTGAAAAACGGTGTTTTTGAAGACGTGGAATACTGCGGGCTGCTGCGCAATGATTATCTGCTATTTAGATAA
- a CDS encoding complex I 24 kDa subunit family protein encodes MESIWKEKVDGVITQSGSSRLSLLPCLEAVQEECGYIPHEAVNYLRECLSIPSIDIYGMITFYSLLSTNQKGKYVIRLCNSLPCYLNGTENILDTLVDNLGIEPGQTTLDQRFTLELVPCLGLCDQSPAMVINGVVYGKLTAQLVTEVLDELRTY; translated from the coding sequence ATGGAAAGTATCTGGAAAGAAAAAGTAGACGGCGTCATTACCCAGAGCGGAAGCTCTCGGCTCTCTCTCCTTCCATGTTTGGAAGCGGTTCAGGAAGAATGTGGCTATATACCCCATGAAGCTGTAAATTATTTGAGGGAATGCTTAAGCATTCCCTCTATTGATATTTACGGCATGATTACCTTTTATAGCCTGCTCTCCACCAACCAAAAGGGAAAGTACGTAATTCGCCTGTGTAATTCGCTGCCCTGTTACCTGAACGGTACAGAAAACATCCTGGATACCCTGGTGGATAATCTGGGTATCGAACCCGGTCAAACCACTCTGGACCAACGTTTTACCCTGGAGCTGGTCCCCTGTTTGGGATTATGTGACCAGTCACCGGCTATGGTAATAAACGGGGTGGTTTACGGAAAGCTGACTGCTCAGCTGGTAACCGAAGTCCTGGACGAATTGAGGACTTACTAA
- a CDS encoding complex I 51 kDa subunit family protein produces MQDIKIITRHLNTASSADIDVYMADGGYQALKKALSMTPDEVIAEVKRSKLVGRGGAAFPTGLKWELTRKEKANPKYIVCNASEGEPGTFKDRLILKNDPHMVLEGFIIAAYAVGTSQGFIHAREVYTEEIELFQKAIDQATERGFLGQNIMGSNFSLDIQFYKSAGAYICGEETALFESLEGHRGIPAARPPYPVQVGLMDKPTTVNNVETLCNVPAIINNGADWFAAIGHPDYPGTKLFCLSGNVKEPGVFEMPLGTNLKDLLEAGGGVDGKFKAVLPGGISSSLLTEMDVNLDFKTLAKAGTMLGSGAVIVINSDTSMVNVASNVAHFFDEEGCGKCSICREGTRRAAEILSRFSRGQGNRNELEWLLELHEVMKDTASCGLGQVALNVAASAIRNFKGEFLAQVRKEEGVWLR; encoded by the coding sequence ATGCAAGACATTAAGATTATTACCCGTCATCTGAATACCGCCAGCTCAGCTGATATTGATGTATATATGGCTGACGGCGGCTACCAGGCCCTTAAAAAAGCCCTGTCCATGACTCCGGACGAAGTAATTGCCGAAGTCAAACGCTCAAAGCTGGTGGGTCGGGGTGGAGCGGCCTTTCCTACCGGGCTCAAGTGGGAGCTTACCCGCAAGGAAAAGGCTAATCCGAAATATATCGTCTGTAATGCCAGCGAGGGTGAACCGGGCACTTTTAAAGACCGGCTGATACTTAAAAACGACCCCCACATGGTGCTGGAAGGTTTTATTATTGCCGCTTATGCGGTGGGTACTTCCCAGGGCTTTATCCATGCCCGTGAGGTTTATACCGAAGAAATAGAGCTGTTCCAGAAAGCCATAGACCAGGCAACCGAACGCGGTTTTCTGGGGCAGAATATCATGGGGAGCAATTTCTCGCTGGATATCCAGTTTTACAAGAGCGCCGGTGCTTATATCTGCGGTGAGGAAACCGCCCTTTTTGAATCCCTTGAAGGGCACAGAGGTATTCCCGCCGCCCGCCCGCCGTATCCGGTGCAGGTGGGGCTTATGGATAAACCCACCACTGTTAATAACGTAGAAACTCTCTGCAATGTGCCTGCCATTATAAATAACGGGGCAGACTGGTTTGCTGCAATCGGCCATCCGGACTATCCCGGCACCAAGCTCTTCTGCCTTTCGGGTAACGTGAAAGAGCCGGGTGTTTTTGAAATGCCGCTGGGAACCAACCTTAAGGACTTGCTTGAGGCCGGGGGAGGCGTAGACGGCAAGTTCAAGGCGGTTTTGCCGGGGGGCATATCTTCCAGCCTGCTTACCGAAATGGACGTCAATCTGGACTTTAAGACGCTGGCCAAGGCTGGTACTATGCTGGGGTCAGGTGCAGTTATTGTGATAAACTCCGATACCAGCATGGTAAATGTAGCTTCCAACGTAGCCCACTTCTTTGACGAAGAGGGTTGCGGCAAGTGCTCTATCTGCCGTGAAGGCACCCGCCGGGCGGCTGAAATCCTTAGCCGCTTTTCCCGCGGGCAGGGCAACCGCAACGAACTGGAGTGGCTGCTGGAACTGCACGAAGTAATGAAAGATACCGCTTCCTGCGGTCTGGGACAGGTAGCCTTAAATGTGGCTGCCAGTGCCATTCGCAACTTCAAGGGTGAATTCTTGGCGCAGGTGCGTAAGGAGGAAGGCGTATGGTTACGCTAA
- a CDS encoding NADH-dependent [FeFe] hydrogenase, group A6, with protein MVTLNIDNKQISVPEGTTIMQAAKQANINIPHLCYFEGLKSYSGCRVCVVEIEGEPRLATSCSRKVAEGMKVNTHSARVRRARRTILEILLANHPQDCFNCERNQNCDLLRLAFECGVKKLRFEESEKRVLPIDSTSPSIIRDPNKCIACGRCVRVCHDIQTVNAIGFINKGPDTMVATSMDRGMGNVACANCGQCILVCPVGAIKERSAVDAVWAAIADPTKHVVVQEAPSVRVSLGEELGLPAGTLVAKKMYAALRRLGFDAVFDTNFTADLTIMEEGSELVERVKDGGVLPQITSCCPGWVKFMEHYYPELAPNVSSAKSPQQMFGAVCKTYYAEKSGIDPKDIINVSVMPCTAKKFECQRPEMNDSGFKDVDYVLTTRELARMIKEAGLDFASLDEEPAEDLLGLYTGAATIFGATGGVMEAAIRSAYTLITGRELENLDIEPVRGLEGIKTASVNIDGLEVKVAVAHGLGNARHLLDEIKEGVSPYHFIEIMACPGGCVGGGGQPIRFDSTLKKKRGEALYEEDRNMAKRCSHHNPSVEKIYKDYLEKPLGKRSHKLLHTEYTSRPVV; from the coding sequence ATGGTTACGCTAAATATTGACAACAAGCAGATAAGCGTACCTGAAGGTACGACTATTATGCAGGCCGCCAAGCAGGCCAATATCAATATCCCCCACCTGTGTTATTTTGAAGGCCTGAAAAGTTACAGCGGCTGCCGGGTATGTGTGGTGGAAATAGAGGGTGAACCCCGTCTGGCTACGTCCTGCTCACGCAAGGTAGCCGAAGGCATGAAGGTTAATACCCATTCCGCCAGAGTACGCCGCGCCCGCCGCACCATACTTGAAATCCTGCTGGCCAATCACCCGCAGGACTGTTTTAACTGTGAGCGCAACCAGAACTGTGATTTGCTGCGTCTGGCGTTTGAATGCGGAGTTAAAAAGCTGCGCTTTGAAGAAAGCGAAAAGCGGGTGCTGCCTATAGACAGTACCAGCCCCAGTATTATCCGTGACCCCAATAAATGTATTGCCTGCGGCCGGTGTGTCCGCGTCTGCCACGATATACAAACAGTCAATGCCATCGGTTTTATAAATAAAGGCCCGGATACCATGGTGGCAACCTCCATGGACAGGGGTATGGGCAATGTTGCCTGTGCCAACTGCGGCCAGTGCATACTGGTCTGCCCGGTGGGTGCTATCAAGGAACGCTCGGCGGTGGATGCTGTCTGGGCGGCTATAGCAGACCCCACTAAACACGTGGTTGTTCAGGAAGCTCCTTCGGTCAGGGTTTCTCTGGGCGAAGAGCTGGGCTTGCCGGCAGGTACGCTGGTTGCCAAAAAGATGTATGCCGCTTTAAGGCGTCTGGGTTTTGACGCCGTATTTGATACCAACTTTACCGCTGACCTGACCATTATGGAAGAGGGTTCGGAACTGGTGGAACGGGTTAAGGACGGCGGGGTGCTTCCCCAGATAACCTCCTGCTGCCCCGGCTGGGTCAAGTTTATGGAGCATTATTATCCTGAACTTGCGCCCAACGTTTCCTCCGCCAAGTCCCCCCAGCAAATGTTCGGGGCGGTCTGCAAGACCTATTATGCCGAAAAATCCGGCATAGACCCCAAGGATATTATCAATGTTTCGGTCATGCCCTGTACGGCCAAGAAATTTGAGTGCCAGCGTCCCGAAATGAATGACAGCGGCTTTAAAGACGTGGATTATGTCTTGACTACCCGTGAGCTGGCCCGGATGATAAAAGAAGCCGGACTGGATTTTGCTTCACTGGACGAAGAGCCTGCCGAAGACTTGCTGGGTCTTTATACCGGTGCCGCCACTATCTTCGGGGCTACCGGCGGTGTTATGGAAGCGGCTATCCGCAGTGCCTACACCCTGATAACCGGGCGCGAACTGGAAAACCTGGATATAGAACCGGTGCGCGGTCTGGAAGGCATTAAGACCGCCAGCGTTAATATTGACGGGTTAGAGGTTAAAGTAGCGGTGGCTCACGGGCTGGGAAATGCCCGTCACCTGCTGGATGAGATAAAAGAGGGTGTTTCGCCCTACCACTTTATAGAAATCATGGCCTGTCCCGGCGGTTGTGTCGGCGGCGGCGGCCAGCCAATACGCTTTGATTCCACTCTCAAGAAAAAGCGCGGCGAAGCCCTTTACGAAGAAGACAGAAACATGGCCAAGAGGTGTTCCCACCACAACCCGTCAGTAGAGAAGATATATAAAGACTATCTGGAGAAGCCGCTGGGCAAGCGTTCTCACAAACTGCTGCATACCGAATATACCAGTCGCCCGGTAGTTTAA
- a CDS encoding alpha/beta hydrolase codes for MRFTEGHFKGCQDYNCYYQALLPNGSPKAIVLVVHGLGEHSGRYSELAHYLADRSYAVYAYDHFGHGKTDGKAGYVSSYDVYIYDLISAFSMVQAKHPTSKIFIFGHSMGGLVTAAYASKHQYDASGLIFSSIALKPYTGMPGILNQLVKPISKIAPMLGIRKIDAATISHNKEIVKAYDEDPLVLHQRMSAQMAAEFLRICQDLPDFLKNISLPSLIIHGEEDHLVSISGSRELVQKISSKDKTLITYPGMYHEVFNEPDCPQVWNDLFFWLENHL; via the coding sequence ATGAGGTTTACAGAAGGGCATTTTAAAGGCTGTCAGGACTACAATTGCTACTATCAGGCCTTACTGCCAAACGGCAGCCCCAAGGCCATTGTACTGGTGGTACACGGCCTGGGAGAGCATTCCGGCCGTTACAGTGAGCTGGCCCATTATCTGGCAGACCGCAGTTATGCCGTTTATGCTTATGACCATTTCGGTCACGGCAAAACAGACGGCAAAGCCGGTTATGTATCCAGTTACGATGTATATATTTATGACCTTATCAGCGCTTTTAGCATGGTGCAGGCCAAACATCCCACTTCCAAAATATTCATCTTCGGCCACAGCATGGGCGGCCTGGTTACCGCAGCCTATGCCAGCAAGCACCAGTATGACGCCAGCGGCCTTATCTTTTCCAGCATAGCCCTCAAGCCGTATACCGGTATGCCGGGCATTTTAAATCAGCTGGTTAAACCCATTTCCAAAATAGCCCCCATGCTGGGAATACGTAAAATTGACGCCGCTACTATCAGCCATAATAAAGAAATAGTTAAGGCTTATGATGAAGACCCGCTGGTGCTTCACCAGCGGATGAGCGCCCAAATGGCCGCCGAATTTCTGCGTATCTGCCAGGATTTGCCTGATTTTCTGAAGAATATCAGCCTGCCCAGTTTGATTATCCACGGTGAGGAAGACCACCTGGTAAGCATAAGCGGCAGCCGTGAGCTGGTCCAGAAAATAAGCTCCAAAGATAAGACCCTGATAACCTACCCCGGCATGTACCACGAGGTATTTAACGAGCCTGACTGCCCTCAGGTTTGGAATGACCTGTTTTTCTGGCTTGAAAACCATCTCTAA
- a CDS encoding DUF5661 family protein: MSKKSFSSDEAEAVAEILGITFEKFDIEQFRMGMDVELEHGTRDPKTNVTNDDPVMTGKIALAHLNEIEDYYTRLSKMEAEAGVED; this comes from the coding sequence ATGTCTAAAAAAAGTTTTTCAAGCGATGAAGCCGAAGCAGTGGCCGAAATACTGGGCATCACCTTTGAGAAGTTTGATATAGAACAGTTCCGCATGGGCATGGACGTAGAGCTGGAACACGGCACCAGAGACCCCAAGACCAATGTCACCAATGATGACCCGGTAATGACCGGTAAAATAGCCCTGGCTCACCTGAATGAAATAGAAGATTATTATACCCGTCTGTCCAAAATGGAAGCTGAAGCAGGAGTGGAAGACTAA